From the Bombus vancouverensis nearcticus chromosome 3, iyBomVanc1_principal, whole genome shotgun sequence genome, one window contains:
- the holn1 gene encoding CD2 antigen cytoplasmic tail-binding protein 2 homolog holn1, producing the protein MKMYKRKFDELEDNNVRKTPVKNSLDSDEEDDDANEDNYNIMSDDEIEGAEDGPSAPETNVGFTAFNMKEELEEGHFDKQGHYLWNKEKEIRDNWLDNIDWMQIKASSTASVKKESQSSKTLGLAHSDSEDEDPDIMFNPTQVYKQILEYLQPGETVSKALCRLGKGKKRLTTAERWKRKQEKKPIEDDQNSISITKLTELANELLTRTGNMDIYQESYEQIKKKVELGDKHAHPSKQEAELDMYADDFDVKEKAKLDENESNNKGIDNSEAEEAKEVTWELKWSQDENAEVYGPHTSEQMNAWAREGYFKSGAWVRRTGQNNQFYDAARVDFELYL; encoded by the exons ATGAAAATGTATAAACGTAAATTTGATGAATTAGAAGATAATAATGTTAGAAAAACACCAGTAAAAAACTCGTTAGATTCGGATGAAGAAGATGATGATGCTAACGaggataattataatataatgagTGATGATGAAATTGAAG GTGCCGAAGATGGACCAAGTGCTCCAGAAACAAATGTGGGGTTTACAGCATTTAATATGAAAGAGGAATTAGAAGAAGGACATTTTGACAAACAAGGCCATTATCTTtggaacaaagaaaaagaaattagagATAATTGGTTAGACAACATTGATTGGATGCAG ATCAAAGCGAGTTCTACAGCAAGTGTAAAGAAGGAAAGCCAAAGCAGTAAAACACTTGGACTGGCACATAGCGATAGTGAAGATGAAGATCCAGATATAATGTTCAATCCAACTCAggtttataaacaaatattggAATACTTACAACCTGGAGAAACTGTTTCTAAGGCTTTGTGCAGGCTTG gaaaaggaaaaaaaagattaACTACTGCAGAGAGATGGAAAAGAAAACAGGAAAAGAAACCGATAGAAGATGATCAAAATTCTATTAGTATAACAAAATTAACAGAGTTGGCAAATGAATTGTTAACTCGTACTGGAAATATGGATATATATCAAGAAAGTTACGAGCAAATCAAAAAGAAG GTCGAGCTAGGAGATAAACATGCTCATCCTTCAAAACAGGAAGCAGAATTGGATATGTATGCTGATGATTTTGACGTAAAAGAGAAAGCAAAATTGGATGagaatgaaa GTAATAATAAAGGAATTGATAATTCTGAAGCAGAAGAAGCTAAAGAAGTAACATGGGAATTAAAATGGTCACAAGAtgaaaatgcagaagtttaTGGTCCTCATACAAGTGAGCAAATGAATGCATGGGCAAGGGAAGGTTATTTTAAAAGTGGAGCTTGGGTGCGAAGAACGGGACAAAATAATCAATTTTATGATGCTGCAAGAGTGGATTTTGAACTTTATCTGTGA
- the LOC117165693 gene encoding uncharacterized protein LOC117165693 — MASRGPSTTTLPTAIALAVAMSVMANGLCPTQCHCDDESLHASCAYASLEVVPIQLNPEIRHLDLSNNRVGNIHLSFGFYGNLETLDLTSNAIHTLGSDNFVFQKNLVTLNVSGNAVRALAKNSLQGLDSLKELNLASNNISDMDEQAFKTTSELEILNLSDNSITSLPEGLLKNLHKIRTLILHGNFLLEIPTDNLALAPSLENVDLSDNLIQELDRDSLPSLPLLVSLNLANNVIRNIADDAFDRLPDLLHLDLSGNNLTSVPTSALARLNVLSNLILSRNPLGTLEAGGFRNLFELRSLELNDCTIISVHARAFADNVNLERISLDGNRGLKELPARVLYSARYLKWVSLRRCSLSTLQPTQFPVDGLSSLRVGGNPLVCNCSVHWLWNVIRAEERRNESRLELDTHDIVCTDEEFAGKALIALSEGSLRCRLNPLYLSLSVVGCVAATATIMALIAHVTRSKRKKRLAYAAPNRPEFLVYVGRNNDELDKNAESYSRRLLARNEDTPYDTPRGKPGQRSPQPQDTNIYETPRYTRPTTNRRDTGTDPTFTRQAEEGVYAVADVTDLRDEPPEVLSLYRMQSPAAPRSNVHRLDYGYDYEYDYDYEPPLPQKPHVVFV; from the coding sequence ATGGCATCACGTGGACCGTCGACGACGACGCTGCCAACCGCGATAGCGTTGGCCGTCGCGATGTCAGTGATGGCAAACGGTCTTTGTCCAACGCAATGCCACTGCGACGACGAGAGCTTGCACGCGTCCTGTGCTTACGCGAGCCTCGAGGTCGTTCCGATCCAATTGAACCCGGAGATCAGACACTTGGATCTGTCCAACAATCGTGTCGGCAATATTCACCTGTCGTTCGGTTTCTACGGTAACCTGGAAACGCTTGATCTCACGTCGAACGCTATCCACACGTTGGGCTCGGACAATTTCGTCTTCCAAAAGAATCTGGTCACATTGAACGTAAGCGGTAACGCCGTCAGAGCCTTGGCCAAGAATTCCTTGCAAGGTTTAGATTCTTTAAAGGAATTAAACTTAGCCAGCAACAATATCTCCGACATGGACGAGCAAGCGTTCAAAACCACCAGTGAACTAGAAATCTTGAATCTAAGCGACAACTCGATCACCAGTTTGCCAGAAGGATTATTAAAGAATCTGCACAAAATCCGCACGTTGATCTTGCACGGTAACTTTCTGTTAGAAATCCCCACCGACAATTTAGCTCTGGCTCCGAGCTTGGAGAACGTCGACCTATCCGACAATTTGATCCAGGAGCTTGACAGGGACTCGTTGCCGTCGTTGCCCTTATTAGTATCGTTAAACCTGGCGAACAACGTTATCAGGAATATCGCTGACGACGCGTTCGATCGACTACCTGACCTACTGCACCTAGATCTGTCCGGAAACAATCTGACATCCGTACCCACGTCCGCACTGGCTAGGCTGAACGTTTTATCGAACCTGATTCTTAGTCGTAATCCACTAGGTACTTTAGAAGCCGGTGGATTTCGCAATCTATTTGAGCTAAGAAGTCTGGAGCTGAACGATTGCACGATCATTAGCGTGCACGCGCGAGCGTTCGCTGACAACGTGAACCTGGAACGAATCTCGTTGGATGGTAATCGAGGTTTGAAAGAGCTGCCAGCAAGGGTTCTCTATAGCGCCAGATATCTGAAATGGGTCTCTCTACGTCGATGCAGCCTGTCGACCCTGCAGCCCACGCAATTCCCTGTGGACGGCCTGTCGTCTCTTCGCGTCGGTGGCAATCCCCTGGTCTGCAATTGCTCTGTGCACTGGCTGTGGAACGTTATCAGAGCGGAAGAGCGGCGGAACGAGTCGAGGCTCGAGTTAGATACCCACGATATCGTCTGTACCGACGAGGAATTCGCCGGGAAAGCCCTAATCGCTCTGTCGGAGGGTTCGTTGCGGTGTCGGCTCAATCCTCTCTATCTGTCGTTGTCAGTAGTCGGTTGTGTAGCCGCGACGGCGACTATTATGGCGCTGATAGCGCATGTGACGCGGTCCAAGAGGAAGAAACGTCTGGCGTACGCGGCGCCCAATCGACCGGAATTCCTTGTCTACGTGGGCAGGAACAACGACGAACTGGACAAGAATGCGGAATCGTACAGTAGACGGCTGTTGGCTCGGAACGAGGACACCCCGTACGATACTCCACGCGGGAAGCCGGGACAAAGAAGCCCGCAACCGCAGGATACGAACATCTACGAGACGCCTAGGTACACCAGACCGACGACTAATCGTCGCGATACTGGCACCGATCCGACGTTTACCAGGCAGGCGGAAGAGGGTGTATACGCGGTGGCTGACGTTACCGATCTTCGCGACGAACCACCGGAAGTGCTGTCGCTTTATCGCATGCAGAGCCCCGCGGCTCCCAGATCGAACGTTCACCGACTGGACTATGGTTATGACTACGAGTACGATTACGATTACGAACCGCCGCTTCCTCAAAAACCTCACGTGGTGTTCGTTTGA